From Dromaius novaehollandiae isolate bDroNov1 chromosome 15, bDroNov1.hap1, whole genome shotgun sequence, a single genomic window includes:
- the HBEGF gene encoding proheparin-binding EGF-like growth factor, with amino-acid sequence MDGRLVVINVLLAAACAAAAGGLGRDVLHNEVLHKDGGGAPVPATAPLLRGSPEKEGGGVASGDDFSELPRVAFLSKPQGLVTPKKKGNGNKRRKGKGLGKKRDPCLRKYKDFCIHGECKYIKELGAPSCICQPGYHGERCHGLSLPVEHPPSTYDHTTALAVVAVVLSSLCLVIIAALLMLRCHKRGVYDVENEEKIKLGITVNH; translated from the exons ATGGACGGGCGGCTGGTGGTGATCAACGTGCTGCTGGCCGCAG cgtgcgcggcggcggcgggcgggctcgGCCGCGACGTGCTGCACAACGAGGTGCTCCACAAGGACGGCGGCGGGGCACCGGTCCCAGCCACGGCGCCGCTGCTCCGCGGCAGCCCCGAGAAGGAGGGCGGCGGAGTGGCCTCGGGGGACGACTTCAGCGAGCTGCCGAGAG TTGCTTTCTTGTCAAAGCCTCAAGGCCTGGTTACTCCcaagaaaaaggggaatgggaataaaagaagaaaaggaaaaggcctggggaagaagagagaccCATGTCTGCGAAAGTACAAGGATTTCTGTATTCATGGTGAATGCAAATACATCAAAGAGCTGGGCGCTCCATCCTGCAT ATGCCAGCCGGGATATCACGGTGAGAGATGTCACGGCCTCTCGCTCCCCGTGGAGCATCCTCCCAGCACGTACGACCACACCACTGCTCTGGCCGTCGTCGCTGTGGTCCTGTCCTCACTGTGTCTCGTCATCATTGCAGCTCTGCTGATGCTGAG GTGCCACAAAAGGGGTGTCTATGACgtagaaaatgaagagaaaatcaAGCTGGGCATCACTGTGAACCACTGA